In the Roseofilum reptotaenium CS-1145 genome, one interval contains:
- a CDS encoding hybrid sensor histidine kinase/response regulator: MNGDSGNILIIDDSPANLQLLMGLLSEKGYTIRPIPSGKLALQGIHLDYPDLILLDISMPEMDGYQVCQHLKEDERTRDIPVIFVSAFDEVLDKLKAFEVGGVDYITKPFQAEEVWARVKTHLSLHRLQQELQQKNELQDLKLAEQNVLLQQMNEQLGQTNQELCRRLEQLQEAQLQLVQGEKMATLGQLVAGVAHEINNPLGFIGGNIGAAQDYLQDLLEILALYQENTSPPESVLDEIEEFDPDFIREDFPKLIESMQTGCDRIQNISTSLRTFSRSDAGEKVKFNLHEGLDSTLLILKYRLKANEERPAIEIVKNYGDIPEVNCYVGPINQVFMNLLSNAIDALDESNAGKAFTEIETQPNCITISTKFGQDKKCIVVKIADNGRGMPEEVKAKIFEQGFTTKAVGKGTGLGLAIAYKIVQEKHGGTIAFISELGKGTEFTISIPVSNNTKNKK; this comes from the coding sequence ATGAACGGCGATTCAGGCAATATCTTAATTATTGATGATAGTCCCGCTAACTTACAACTATTGATGGGTTTGTTATCAGAGAAAGGATATACCATTAGACCCATTCCGAGCGGTAAATTAGCCCTCCAAGGCATTCATTTAGACTATCCAGACCTGATATTACTGGATATTTCCATGCCAGAGATGGATGGCTACCAAGTCTGTCAGCACCTCAAAGAGGATGAAAGAACGCGAGATATTCCTGTGATTTTTGTCAGTGCTTTTGATGAGGTGCTAGACAAATTAAAGGCCTTTGAAGTCGGTGGAGTTGATTATATCACTAAGCCATTTCAGGCGGAAGAGGTTTGGGCGAGGGTAAAAACCCATCTCTCTTTGCACCGCCTACAACAGGAATTACAGCAAAAAAATGAACTTCAAGATCTAAAATTAGCGGAACAAAATGTACTACTGCAACAGATGAATGAACAATTGGGACAGACCAACCAAGAATTGTGCCGACGCTTGGAGCAGCTTCAAGAAGCCCAACTGCAATTAGTCCAAGGTGAAAAAATGGCTACATTAGGTCAATTGGTGGCAGGAGTCGCCCACGAAATCAATAATCCTCTCGGTTTTATTGGTGGGAATATCGGGGCTGCACAAGACTATTTGCAAGACTTACTTGAAATTCTGGCTCTCTATCAAGAAAATACGTCCCCTCCTGAGTCAGTTCTGGACGAGATTGAAGAGTTTGATCCTGATTTTATTCGGGAAGATTTTCCCAAACTAATTGAATCAATGCAAACGGGATGCGATCGCATTCAAAATATTAGTACGTCGTTGCGAACTTTTTCTCGCAGTGATGCCGGTGAAAAAGTTAAATTCAATCTCCATGAGGGTCTAGATAGCACTCTCTTAATTCTCAAATATCGGCTGAAAGCTAATGAAGAACGACCCGCTATTGAGATCGTGAAAAACTATGGCGATATTCCTGAAGTGAACTGTTATGTTGGCCCCATCAATCAAGTCTTTATGAATCTTTTGTCTAATGCTATTGATGCCTTGGATGAAAGCAATGCAGGAAAAGCATTTACAGAAATAGAAACACAACCCAATTGCATTACTATCAGTACGAAATTTGGTCAAGATAAAAAATGTATCGTTGTTAAAATTGCGGATAATGGTAGGGGAATGCCAGAAGAGGTGAAAGCGAAAATATTCGAGCAAGGATTTACGACTAAAGCGGTGGGAAAAGGTACGGGTTTGGGACTGGCGATCGCCTACAAAATTGTCCAAGAAAAACATGGTGGAACTATAGCTTTCATATCAGAATTGGGTAAAGGAACTGAGTTTACGATCTCCATTCCTGTATCAAATAATACAAAAAATAAGAAGTAG